The following are from one region of the Salicibibacter kimchii genome:
- a CDS encoding MaoC/PaaZ C-terminal domain-containing protein, translated as MGLIYIEVGENFPVIEKDPISRVQLVKYAGASGDFNPLHTVEEVGEQAGTGVIAHGMLIMGMAAEGVTTWVPRKNVKKLNVRFQKMTYPGESIRIVGSILDKKGDNRVVGEVQAINRDGEVKVKGKFECELPSK; from the coding sequence CTGGGGCTAATTTATATTGAGGTTGGCGAAAACTTTCCGGTCATTGAAAAAGACCCAATATCGAGAGTGCAATTGGTTAAATATGCTGGCGCTTCTGGGGATTTTAATCCGCTGCATACAGTAGAGGAAGTTGGAGAGCAAGCCGGAACCGGTGTTATCGCTCATGGGATGCTGATCATGGGAATGGCTGCCGAGGGTGTTACTACATGGGTGCCTAGAAAAAATGTAAAAAAATTGAATGTTCGTTTCCAGAAGATGACTTATCCGGGTGAAAGTATACGGATCGTAGGGTCTATTTTGGACAAAAAAGGTGATAATCGAGTCGTAGGTGAAGTTCAAGCCATAAATCGTGATGGGGAAGTAAAAGTAAAAGGAAAATTTGAATGTGAACTCCCATCAAAATGA
- a CDS encoding PaaI family thioesterase, producing the protein MDNEYLTWLQNDFEDSPFWKHMGISMDYLSEGEARIKMPVSQNQMNCNQYLHGGAITSLLDSIMGVTIRSSRDVKVATISFNSHFVAPVKDGVLYATANVVHSGKRILPMESKVIDDQGRLIATASAAFTFLKK; encoded by the coding sequence TTGGATAACGAATACTTAACATGGCTACAGAATGATTTTGAAGATTCCCCTTTTTGGAAGCACATGGGGATATCGATGGATTATTTGTCAGAGGGAGAGGCGAGGATTAAAATGCCGGTATCCCAAAACCAAATGAATTGTAATCAATACTTGCATGGCGGTGCCATTACATCATTGTTGGATTCGATTATGGGTGTGACTATACGCTCATCCAGGGACGTTAAAGTAGCAACGATCTCTTTCAATTCACATTTTGTGGCCCCGGTTAAAGACGGTGTACTCTATGCCACTGCAAATGTGGTTCATTCCGGTAAACGTATTTTGCCGATGGAATCAAAAGTGATCGATGATCAAGGGCGACTGATTGCGACAGCATCAGCAGCTTTTACCTTTTTAAAAAAATAA
- a CDS encoding acyl-CoA dehydrogenase family protein encodes MNYDFPEDIQMLKDTVKDFVYETVDPVAHQIEETDEIPKDVMDKSKELGLFGLSIPAEYDGLGIDMIGKCAVYEELGKTINGYTTVIGAHTGIGSVGIVEMGTEEQKNKYLPPMARGELIGAFALTEPGAGSNAAALKTTAVRKGDKYILNGSKHFITNGTIGDVFTVMAATSPEKGAKGITSFIVEKDFPGFSVGKVEEKMGLHGSQSVELFFEDCEVPIENVLGEEDKGYVNALKILASGRAGLAARNLGSCVKLYEMSIDYAMQREQFGKPIFEQQVIQHYLADMTLDIETLRALTYKVAWMSDQGKNLIKEAATVKLHGAEVYNRVADLAVQIHGGMGYMKEYPIERYYRDARITKIYEGTSEIQKNIIASRLKKEYS; translated from the coding sequence ATGAATTACGATTTCCCGGAAGATATTCAAATGTTAAAAGACACTGTCAAAGATTTTGTTTATGAAACTGTGGATCCTGTGGCCCATCAAATTGAAGAAACAGATGAAATTCCCAAAGATGTCATGGACAAGAGCAAAGAACTCGGATTGTTCGGATTAAGCATTCCCGCCGAATATGACGGCTTAGGCATTGATATGATTGGGAAGTGCGCCGTATATGAGGAGTTGGGAAAGACCATTAATGGGTATACCACCGTTATCGGTGCCCATACAGGCATTGGAAGTGTGGGCATTGTAGAAATGGGAACAGAAGAGCAGAAGAACAAATATTTGCCTCCGATGGCGAGAGGGGAATTGATCGGTGCTTTTGCTTTAACCGAACCCGGAGCAGGATCGAATGCGGCAGCTCTAAAAACCACGGCTGTTCGCAAGGGCGATAAATATATTTTAAACGGGTCAAAACATTTTATCACAAACGGAACCATTGGAGATGTGTTCACGGTAATGGCCGCAACTAGTCCAGAAAAAGGCGCAAAAGGAATTACGTCTTTTATTGTTGAAAAAGATTTCCCCGGATTTAGTGTTGGGAAGGTCGAAGAAAAAATGGGGCTGCACGGCTCTCAATCAGTAGAATTGTTTTTCGAGGATTGTGAGGTCCCTATTGAAAATGTTCTTGGGGAAGAAGACAAGGGATATGTCAATGCCTTAAAGATTTTAGCTAGTGGTCGCGCCGGGTTAGCGGCAAGGAATTTAGGTTCCTGTGTGAAGTTATATGAAATGTCCATTGATTATGCGATGCAAAGAGAACAATTTGGAAAACCGATTTTTGAGCAACAAGTCATTCAACATTATCTCGCTGATATGACGTTGGATATTGAGACATTGCGAGCGCTAACGTATAAAGTGGCATGGATGAGTGATCAAGGCAAGAACCTCATCAAAGAAGCAGCGACGGTAAAATTACACGGCGCTGAAGTCTATAATCGGGTGGCTGATCTTGCCGTGCAAATCCATGGAGGAATGGGATATATGAAGGAGTACCCTATCGAGCGTTACTACCGTGATGCCCGCATAACCAAGATTTATGAGGGAACATCGGAAATTCAAAAGAACATTATCGCATCAAGGTTGAAAAAGGAATATTCATAA
- the tnpA gene encoding IS200/IS605 family transposase — protein MGAKSLSHTRWDCSYHIIFIPKYRRKVFFKEIRREVGEILRRLCEYKNVELEKGSISSDHVHMYVKIPPKISVSEFMGYLKGKSALMVFDRFPEMRQKGNGRHLWAKGYYVSTVGINKDVIREYIQQQEEADIIEDRLSR, from the coding sequence ATGGGTGCAAAGAGTCTATCCCACACCCGATGGGACTGTAGTTATCATATCATATTTATCCCGAAGTATCGTCGAAAAGTTTTCTTCAAGGAGATTAGGCGAGAAGTAGGGGAAATATTGAGAAGGTTATGCGAGTACAAAAATGTAGAGTTGGAAAAAGGAAGTATAAGTTCAGATCACGTGCATATGTACGTCAAAATACCACCTAAAATTAGTGTCTCTGAATTTATGGGTTATCTGAAGGGTAAAAGTGCCCTCATGGTATTTGATCGATTCCCCGAAATGAGGCAGAAAGGAAACGGTAGGCACTTATGGGCGAAAGGATACTATGTAAGTACTGTAGGGATCAATAAGGATGTCATCAGGGAATATATTCAGCAACAAGAAGAGGCGGATATAATTGAAGATAGGTTAAGTCGATAA
- a CDS encoding CaiB/BaiF CoA transferase family protein → MGVLDGIRILDLTRLLPGPYCTMLMGDYGAEVIKVEQPVIGDYGRNTDPFIEGYSSRHLVLNRNKKSITLDLKSEEGRDIFKDLAKDADVIIEGFRPGVMNKLGLSYDEMSAINPGIVYCSITGYGQDGPYSQLAGHDINYIGYSGVLGLIGEKNGKPVVPGVQIADIGGGSLMSLSGVLMALLHKERTGQGQYVDISMMDGVLSWLSGVAGGYLAANEKPKRGETRLSGQKACYGVYETKDGKYLSVGALEEKFWARLCQLLGKEDFIERLSAPEDEQQEMKQELQRIFLQKNQQEWLTLLKEEETCVGPVYDIDEVFADPQVIAREMMIESEHPALGMLKQIGFPIKFSTEKGDLRRNAPDLGEHNQELLDELGYSPTDIQQFKQKKIV, encoded by the coding sequence ATGGGCGTGCTAGATGGAATCCGGATTCTTGACTTGACGAGGTTGTTGCCCGGCCCCTACTGTACGATGTTAATGGGGGATTATGGCGCTGAAGTGATCAAGGTGGAGCAACCAGTCATTGGTGATTATGGCAGAAACACCGATCCATTTATCGAAGGCTATAGTTCAAGGCACTTAGTTCTTAATAGAAATAAAAAGAGCATCACTCTTGATTTGAAAAGTGAGGAAGGCAGAGACATTTTCAAAGATCTTGCCAAGGATGCAGATGTCATCATCGAGGGTTTTCGCCCAGGAGTGATGAATAAGCTCGGATTATCTTATGACGAAATGTCTGCCATCAACCCGGGGATCGTTTATTGCTCCATTACCGGTTATGGCCAGGATGGTCCTTACAGTCAATTAGCTGGCCACGACATTAATTACATTGGATATAGCGGCGTATTGGGTTTAATCGGTGAAAAAAATGGCAAGCCCGTTGTGCCCGGTGTGCAAATCGCAGATATTGGCGGGGGATCTTTAATGTCCTTGTCCGGGGTGTTAATGGCGCTCCTTCATAAAGAAAGAACGGGTCAAGGGCAATATGTTGATATTTCCATGATGGACGGGGTGCTTTCCTGGTTATCAGGGGTAGCCGGAGGTTATCTGGCAGCGAATGAAAAACCGAAGCGGGGAGAGACGAGGCTCTCCGGGCAAAAGGCATGCTACGGCGTCTATGAAACGAAAGATGGAAAGTACCTTTCCGTAGGCGCGTTAGAAGAAAAGTTTTGGGCAAGGCTTTGCCAACTGCTTGGAAAAGAGGATTTTATAGAACGTTTGTCAGCGCCCGAGGATGAGCAACAAGAGATGAAACAAGAATTGCAGCGTATTTTTTTACAGAAAAATCAACAGGAGTGGTTGACCCTATTAAAAGAAGAAGAAACATGTGTAGGACCGGTTTACGATATTGACGAAGTGTTTGCTGATCCTCAAGTTATCGCTAGAGAGATGATGATCGAAAGTGAGCATCCTGCATTGGGAATGCTAAAACAAATTGGTTTCCCGATTAAATTTTCCACCGAAAAAGGCGACCTTAGACGAAACGCACCGGATTTGGGTGAACATAATCAAGAATTATTGGATGAATTGGGATATTCTCCAACTGATATTCAACAATTTAAACAGAAAAAAATAGTTTAA
- a CDS encoding NAD(P)H-dependent flavin oxidoreductase, translating into MPNRVSQTFGIDYPIIQGGLAYLAFAELAAAVSNAGGLGQITATFFKDAERLRAEIRKVKQLTTRPFGINFALGRRPVDHFVDVAIEEEVPAISVTAGNPSNVFQQLEGTDIKKLVLVASVRQAQKAEELGADAVIVVGTEGGGHLGRDDVGTIVLVPKVAAAVSIPVLASGGLVDGRGYAAALALGAEGIEMGTRFIATKECIAHPRYKEAIVNARENETIIIKKSIGIPARGLRSEATEKIAQMEEKGATFEELWPYINGEANQKFIQDGDAEEGFGWAGQGVGLIDDIPSVKQLFDNILEEAQSARKRLDDNI; encoded by the coding sequence GTGCCAAATAGAGTAAGTCAAACGTTTGGAATCGATTATCCGATCATTCAAGGTGGTCTCGCATATCTTGCATTTGCCGAGTTAGCCGCTGCTGTTTCAAACGCGGGAGGCCTTGGGCAAATAACGGCTACTTTTTTTAAAGACGCGGAGCGCTTACGTGCTGAAATCCGAAAAGTAAAACAGTTGACAACCCGCCCTTTCGGCATCAATTTCGCTCTGGGAAGACGCCCGGTTGACCACTTTGTAGATGTGGCCATTGAAGAAGAAGTTCCTGCCATTTCTGTCACAGCAGGCAATCCGTCCAACGTTTTTCAACAATTGGAAGGAACGGACATAAAAAAACTCGTGCTCGTGGCTTCAGTACGACAAGCGCAAAAAGCAGAGGAATTAGGCGCTGACGCGGTAATCGTCGTGGGAACCGAAGGGGGCGGCCATCTTGGCAGAGATGATGTAGGCACGATTGTTTTAGTTCCGAAAGTAGCGGCTGCTGTATCGATCCCGGTGCTTGCCAGTGGAGGGCTAGTAGATGGGAGAGGTTATGCTGCCGCTTTGGCTTTAGGAGCCGAAGGGATAGAAATGGGCACGCGATTTATAGCGACAAAAGAGTGTATCGCCCACCCCCGCTATAAAGAAGCCATAGTAAATGCGCGGGAGAATGAAACCATTATCATCAAAAAATCAATCGGCATCCCAGCGCGCGGGTTACGTTCCGAAGCTACTGAAAAAATTGCGCAAATGGAAGAAAAGGGAGCTACCTTTGAGGAATTATGGCCCTATATCAACGGGGAAGCGAATCAAAAGTTCATTCAAGACGGGGATGCAGAAGAAGGGTTTGGCTGGGCAGGACAAGGGGTCGGGCTAATTGATGATATCCCAAGTGTGAAGCAATTATTTGACAATATATTAGAAGAAGCACAATCGGCACGAAAAAGATTGGACGATAACATTTAA
- a CDS encoding NAD-dependent succinate-semialdehyde dehydrogenase codes for MYINGEWIQTNNVLEVSNPATSELVDEVFLVDKTQTEYAIKAAKKAISGWSATTAEKRAVYLNLVAEKLEERKSYFANIITKEMGKSIHNALYEVQAAANFFRWYAEEGRRVYGNTIPTSDNQKRISTIKQPVGVIGAITPWNFPLYMIARKFAPALAAGCTLILKPAPEAPLSSVELFKVFEEVGIPQGVVNLVLGEATEVASALMESHDVKKITFTGSTEVGKILMRQSADTVKKISMELGGHAPFIIFPDADVDLAVEGLVKSKFASTGQQCVSPNRIYVEESIYEIFAERLKDRVSLLKVGNGLDEANDIGAMISEDGLHKTHEHVKDAINKGANLVYGGSRLEDGEHANGYFYSPTVLTDTEEGMKILTEETFGPVIPLIRFSSEDEVIQKANETNYGLASYFYTKDLGRMHRVSEKLEFGIVGVNDPAPFVVQAPFGGVKESGIGKEGGFQGIEEYLETKYVSVLINGSTS; via the coding sequence CTAGTGAACTAGTTGATGAAGTATTTTTAGTGGATAAAACACAAACAGAGTATGCTATTAAAGCAGCAAAAAAAGCGATTTCAGGTTGGTCAGCTACTACAGCCGAAAAACGTGCGGTGTATCTCAATTTGGTAGCTGAAAAATTGGAAGAGAGAAAGTCCTATTTTGCTAACATCATAACTAAAGAAATGGGAAAATCTATCCATAATGCTTTATATGAAGTACAAGCAGCTGCTAATTTTTTTCGTTGGTATGCCGAAGAAGGACGAAGAGTATACGGAAATACGATTCCAACATCAGACAACCAAAAAAGAATATCAACTATAAAACAACCAGTAGGTGTTATTGGAGCCATTACACCTTGGAACTTTCCATTATATATGATAGCCAGAAAGTTTGCTCCTGCTCTAGCAGCAGGATGTACGCTTATATTAAAACCAGCTCCGGAGGCACCTTTATCCTCCGTTGAATTATTTAAAGTATTTGAGGAAGTTGGGATTCCACAGGGGGTTGTAAATTTAGTATTGGGTGAAGCGACGGAAGTAGCAAGTGCCTTAATGGAAAGTCATGATGTGAAGAAGATTACTTTTACAGGTTCTACTGAAGTTGGGAAAATCCTAATGAGACAATCAGCAGATACGGTTAAGAAGATTTCTATGGAACTAGGGGGACATGCACCTTTTATTATTTTCCCTGATGCTGATGTAGATCTTGCAGTGGAAGGTTTAGTAAAAAGTAAATTTGCTTCGACAGGACAACAATGTGTAAGTCCAAATAGAATCTATGTGGAAGAATCCATATATGAAATATTTGCGGAACGCTTAAAAGATCGAGTATCATTATTAAAGGTAGGAAATGGACTGGATGAGGCTAACGATATCGGAGCAATGATTAGTGAGGACGGTCTCCATAAAACCCATGAACATGTTAAGGATGCCATTAATAAGGGGGCAAACCTTGTATATGGAGGAAGTAGATTAGAAGATGGAGAGCATGCAAATGGATACTTTTATTCTCCAACTGTTTTAACCGATACGGAAGAAGGTATGAAAATTCTAACTGAGGAAACATTTGGCCCTGTTATTCCTTTAATAAGATTTTCATCAGAAGATGAAGTGATCCAAAAAGCAAATGAAACGAACTATGGTTTGGCATCCTATTTCTACACGAAAGATCTTGGTCGTATGCATCGGGTTTCAGAAAAATTAGAGTTTGGTATTGTTGGTGTAAACGATCCAGCTCCTTTTGTTGTGCAGGCTCCTTTTGGAGGGGTAAAAGAAAGTGGTATCGGTAAGGAAGGCGGTTTTCAAGGGATCGAAGAATATTTGGAAACAAAATATGTTTCTGTGTTGATTAACGGATCTACTTCATAG
- a CDS encoding SDR family NAD(P)-dependent oxidoreductase — protein sequence MELGLEGKVALITGSSRGIGLETALYLVKEGAEVTICARNKSRLEEAAAYILEETGKEVFFVETDVSNKEDCQKVVAATFEKYGRLDILINNAGTSQAYSFEDVDTDLWQQDLDLKLFGAIHCSRNAIPHMRQVGGGAIVNVTAAIGKTPSASSLPTSVSRAAGMSLTKAMSKDLGRDNIRVNTVCIGLIRSEQIEKMWKKQNPELSWEQFSSKERQIPLGRIGDTDEAAKVINFLASDAASYVTGTSVNIDGGMVGAL from the coding sequence ATGGAATTAGGGTTAGAAGGAAAAGTTGCATTAATCACCGGTTCCAGCAGGGGAATAGGCTTGGAAACAGCCCTATATTTAGTAAAAGAAGGTGCCGAGGTAACCATCTGTGCCAGAAATAAAAGTCGTTTGGAAGAAGCGGCAGCTTATATTCTGGAAGAAACGGGTAAAGAAGTATTTTTTGTAGAGACGGATGTTTCAAACAAAGAAGATTGTCAAAAAGTAGTTGCTGCTACGTTTGAAAAATATGGACGTTTAGATATTTTAATTAATAACGCCGGTACTTCACAAGCCTATTCATTTGAAGACGTAGATACCGACCTTTGGCAGCAAGACCTTGATTTAAAATTATTCGGTGCCATTCATTGTTCTCGTAATGCCATCCCGCATATGAGGCAAGTTGGCGGTGGCGCGATCGTCAATGTGACAGCTGCAATTGGGAAGACACCTTCTGCATCATCATTACCTACTTCAGTCAGCAGAGCAGCAGGTATGTCCTTAACGAAAGCGATGAGTAAAGATCTTGGTCGGGATAATATTCGCGTGAATACCGTATGTATTGGTTTGATTCGGAGTGAGCAGATCGAAAAAATGTGGAAAAAACAGAATCCGGAACTATCATGGGAACAGTTTTCAAGCAAAGAACGCCAAATTCCACTAGGACGTATTGGGGATACCGATGAGGCAGCAAAAGTGATTAATTTCCTTGCTTCAGATGCTGCTTCTTATGTTACAGGTACATCGGTGAATATTGATGGTGGAATGGTAGGGGCTTTATAA